The Caenorhabditis elegans chromosome II genome has a segment encoding these proteins:
- the C05D12.7 gene encoding uncharacterized protein (Confirmed by transcript evidence), which yields MLEVRRNSLVRQMAFRQDSNDAELAIRHGHLAPPNSIPDSPRPQKPTNDHPLSNTNCLSVDVPTTKNNQQSAPTKEKPADKDQK from the exons ATGCTAGAAGTCCGAAGAAATAGTTTGGTACGGCAAATGGCGTTCAGACAGGATTCCAACGAT gccgAGCTGGCAATCCGTCACGGACACTTGGCTCCGCCAAACTCAATTCCCGACAGCCCACGACCTCAGAAGCCAACCAATG ATCATCCACTCTCCAACACAAATTGCCTTTCAGTTGATGTTCCAACCACAAAAAATAATC aacaatcaGCACCCACCAAAGAGAAACCTGCCGACAAAGATCAAAAgtga
- the C05D12.1 gene encoding Cytochrome b561 domain-containing protein (Confirmed by transcript evidence) has product MSICPLRNCLFLFIFLLSYQQASSFSFEQCNVTRSCWFHPPECAADNLAACQSGVEWQMLPEGLFLQLEAKVHDLDQTRPFYAALGFSFNQRMDDDTVFECVVPHTGDGKVQISFNDETFNQVLPQGSSVLLTEGTTSYVDGVLTCSAKLLLDNRPLIDNDTQFMVHDLESGSYHLLFARGSANKYTLEKDIHSTNDGQQFPWMSDEQVSFCRTNCSSPNLYHIGEMRQTYNVSRYWRYRIAVWHGILLMFAWWVLASNAILISRYFKPLFPRNKLLGTAVWFQLHRDMMILSVVIQVICVLFIFYQAGWVWYQCSYMCTSDDFSKKMHGITGFTATVLALLQPVFGFLRPSPTSSIRPIFNWGHWLVGMFSWSVASATIVLALPMGKTGLNRLYGHVPNWIVLGYILFFIACNLILEIITITSNKTKIEGIQPHRFTVGPMGMALANLNTPIKDAPIEVPKRTKARVTVVLVHLIVSLSVNIAFAVMLFHALWSHSP; this is encoded by the exons ATGTCCATTTGTCCTCTTCGGAATTGTTTATTCCTTTTTATCTTCTTACTCTCTTATCAG caagctTCATCATTCTCATTTGAACAATGTAACGTGACGCGGTCTTGTTGGTTTCACCCGCCGGAATGTGCTGCAGACAACCTGGCGGCGTGCCAATCAGGAGTCGAATGGCAAATGCTTCCCGAAGGACTTTTTCTGCAG CTGGAAGCTAAAGTCCACGATCTGGATCAGACTCGCCCGTTCTATGCAGCGCTAGGTTTCAGCTTCAATCAGAGAAtg GACGACGATACGGTGTTCGAATGTGTGGTTCCGCACACGGGAGACGGTAAAGTACAAATATCATTCAACGACGAGACGTTCAATCAGGTTTTGCCGCAG GGGTCATCCGTATTGTTAACAGAGGGAACGACGTCATACGTGGATGGAGTTTTGACATGTAGTGCTAAGTTGCTACTTGATAATCGACCATTGATTGATAATGACACACAGTTTATGGTTCATGATTTGGAATCTGGAAGTTATCACTTGCTATTTGCAAGGGGAAGTGCCAATAAATATa CCCTTGAAAAAGACATTCACTCAACAAATGACGGTCAACAATTCCCTTGGATGTCAGATGAGCAGGTGTCATTCTGCCGAACAAATTGCTCATCACCAAACCTTTACCATATCGGGGAAATGCGACAAACCTATAATGTCTCAAGATACTGGAGGTACCGTATTGCTGTCTGGCATG GAATTCTCCTGATGTTTGCATGGTGGGTACTTGCATCAAATGCCATCCTAATCAGCAGATACTTTAAACCACTGTTCCCGAGAAATAAGCTTCTTGGCACTGCAGTTTGGTTTCAA cttcatcgTGATATGATGATTCTGTCAGTTGTAATTCAAGTGATATgtgttttgttcattttttatcaagCTGGATGGGTATGGTATCAATGCTCATATATGTGCACTTCagat gatttttcaaagaaaatgcaTGGTATAACCGGCTTCACGGCCACCGTTTTGGCTCTGCTACAGCCTGTTTTCGGATTTCTTCGGCCTTCTCCAACTTCTAGTATTCGACCAATTTTCAACTGGGGCCATTGGTTGGTTGGCATGTTTTCCTGGTCGGTTGCTT ctgcCACAATAGTACTGGCACTACCAATGGGCAAAACTGGCCTGAATCGACTGTATGGTCACGTTCCAAATTGGATTGTGCTCGGCTATATTCTCTTCTTTATTGCATGCAATCTAATATTGGAGATTATAACAATAACGAGCAATAAAACGAAAATAG aaggaATCCAGCCACATCGGTTTACAGTTGGTCCTATGGGAATGGCGCTGGCCAATTTGAATACGCCAATTAAAGATGCACCGATTGAGGTGCCTAAA cgcACAAAAGCCCGTGTGACAGTAGTCCTTGTGCATCTCATAGTTAGTCTTTCCGTAAATATTGCTTTTGCCGTAATGCTGTTCCATGCCCTTTGGTCACATTCTCCCTAG